A genomic segment from Amphiura filiformis chromosome 10, Afil_fr2py, whole genome shotgun sequence encodes:
- the LOC140163150 gene encoding calmodulin-alpha-like: MSRLYMVLISATLFASTISAVIHSEELQERGKGNLSKLPVEGRNVLRAVEHLTEEQIAEFNEAFSLFDKDDDGTITSEELGTLMRSLGQNPTEAELQDMINEVDADGNDTIDFSEFLTMVEETDPEAQIREAFRVLDKDGNGLISAADLRHAIMVMTNLGETLTEEEVDDMIREADIDGDGQVNYEEFVAMVTSQ; this comes from the exons ATGTCTCGTCTTTACATGGTACTTATTTCCGCGACGCTCTTCGCATCGACAATCAGCGCCGTAATTCATTCTGAAGAATTGCAAGAAAGAGGCAAAGGAAATCTGTCGAAATTGCCGGTCGAAGGGCGAAACGTTTTACGCGCG GTTGAACACCTAACAGAAGAACAAATTGCTG AATTCAACGAGGCATTTTCCCTCTTTGATAAGGATGACGACGGTACCATTACATCTGAAGAGTTAGGTACATTGATGAGATCGCTAGGTCAAAATCCTACCGAGGCAGAACTGCAGGATATGATTAATGAAGTAGATGCTGATG GAAACGATACCATagatttttctgaatttttaacaaTGGTGGAAGAGACAGATCCAGAGGCGCAAATCAGGGAAGCGTTTAGAGTGCTTGACAAAGATGGAAATGGTTTAATTAG TGCTGCAGATCTTCGACATGCAATCATGGTAATGACAAATTTAGGCGAGACATTGACAGAAGAAGAGGTAGATGATATGATTCGCGAAGCCGATATAGACGGCGATGGACAAGTCAACTATGAGG